Proteins encoded in a region of the Streptomyces sp. PCS3-D2 genome:
- a CDS encoding SpoIIE family protein phosphatase, protein MTGDTTRQEAVHPPSAPVAARTVPQQSPTPLGRLVATVERLRREVLEAQAAADGRALVELAKGILIGQLNCTPAAAARQLDLLCRESGTSRLELAADIVNQASRDHVSEIAAAFVDRAGTDDDPVGHPTVSVRLRTAESGMLAAASDTQAVADSLLTHALDPLGAVAVAVWTAVPDGSLALAGHAGFPPGEAARWRHVPPGVSTVAGLALRERRLVTLPRTRRTGLPSIGHLQWPDGGRMAVPTGTGGRIHGVLEICWPQPLAPQPPQIERQVEALAELCARTMDAAPPGDPAVGDAVLPDVAELTDLAEGLQDPAVVLTPVLDSEGRLTDFRIRHVGSRFVDPVGRPRGDVNGALLLEAYPMAAAENGLFDIIERVHATGEPFRAERMSLTALVDQIPLTSVADISVSRHGAAVLLIWRIEDETARLANLLQHAQRLGRIGGFEENLATGETTWNAQLYALHGLPATADPVPLRELPGHAHPDDSAALGRFLRALLGHRRPSSVNFRLQRPDGITRHIRVVAEPVLDADRRLHAVRGAYQDISAQHWTEVALAATRDQLAHTEAESAERNRLALQLQHAIMPPTPPAIEAPGMRVAVRYRPAETESLVGGDWYDTVVLPSGLIMLSVGDVAGHGIEAATGMVVLRNALRGLAVTGAGPGQLLSWLNTVTHHLAKHVTATAVCGLYDPGTRLLRWARAGHLPPVLVRGDQAEAFPLIEGLLLGALPDVAYSEREVRLEPDDTLLMYTDGLVERRDSSVQDSLGHLVNAAAAGAGDLDARLDRLLAGSRSDTDDDTCVIGIQVG, encoded by the coding sequence GTGACCGGGGACACGACACGGCAGGAAGCCGTCCACCCGCCGTCGGCACCGGTCGCCGCCCGCACCGTCCCGCAGCAGTCCCCGACGCCGCTGGGGCGGCTCGTCGCCACCGTCGAACGGCTGCGCCGGGAGGTGCTGGAGGCGCAGGCCGCCGCGGACGGCCGGGCGCTGGTCGAACTGGCCAAGGGCATCCTCATCGGTCAGCTGAACTGCACCCCGGCCGCGGCGGCACGCCAGCTCGACCTACTGTGCCGGGAGAGCGGCACGTCGCGCCTCGAACTCGCCGCCGACATCGTCAACCAGGCGTCCCGCGACCACGTCAGCGAGATCGCGGCGGCGTTCGTCGACCGTGCCGGTACCGATGACGACCCTGTGGGGCACCCGACGGTCTCGGTCCGGCTGCGTACCGCGGAGAGCGGCATGCTGGCCGCGGCCTCCGACACCCAGGCCGTGGCCGATTCCCTCCTGACCCATGCCCTCGACCCGCTCGGAGCCGTCGCGGTGGCCGTCTGGACCGCCGTCCCCGACGGTTCGCTGGCCCTCGCCGGACACGCCGGGTTCCCGCCCGGGGAGGCCGCCCGCTGGCGCCACGTACCCCCGGGCGTCTCCACCGTCGCCGGTCTCGCACTGCGGGAGCGCCGACTGGTCACCCTGCCCCGCACCCGACGCACCGGCCTCCCCTCGATCGGTCACCTCCAGTGGCCCGACGGCGGACGGATGGCCGTACCGACCGGGACGGGGGGACGGATCCACGGTGTCCTGGAGATCTGCTGGCCCCAGCCCCTGGCCCCGCAGCCGCCGCAGATCGAGCGCCAGGTCGAGGCTCTCGCCGAGCTGTGCGCCCGCACCATGGACGCCGCGCCGCCCGGCGATCCGGCGGTAGGCGACGCGGTGCTCCCGGACGTAGCGGAACTCACCGACCTCGCCGAGGGTCTTCAGGACCCTGCCGTGGTGCTCACCCCGGTCCTCGACTCCGAGGGCCGCCTCACCGACTTCAGGATCCGGCACGTCGGCAGCCGGTTCGTCGATCCCGTGGGACGGCCGCGCGGCGACGTCAACGGGGCGCTGCTGCTGGAGGCCTACCCGATGGCCGCCGCCGAGAACGGGCTGTTCGACATCATCGAGCGCGTCCACGCGACGGGCGAGCCGTTCCGGGCCGAACGCATGAGCCTGACCGCGCTGGTCGATCAGATCCCGCTCACCTCGGTCGCGGACATCAGCGTCAGCCGCCACGGCGCCGCCGTCCTCCTCATCTGGCGGATCGAGGACGAGACGGCCCGACTGGCCAACCTCCTCCAGCACGCCCAGCGCCTGGGCCGCATCGGTGGTTTCGAGGAGAACCTCGCGACCGGGGAGACCACCTGGAACGCACAGCTCTACGCCTTGCACGGGCTCCCGGCCACCGCGGACCCCGTACCGCTGCGGGAACTTCCCGGCCACGCCCATCCGGACGACTCGGCCGCCCTCGGCCGTTTCCTGCGGGCGCTGCTGGGCCACCGCCGCCCCTCCTCGGTCAACTTCCGCCTCCAGCGTCCCGACGGAATCACCCGCCACATCCGGGTGGTGGCCGAGCCCGTCCTCGACGCGGACCGTCGGCTGCACGCCGTACGGGGCGCCTACCAGGACATCTCGGCCCAGCACTGGACCGAGGTGGCACTGGCCGCGACCAGGGACCAGCTCGCCCACACCGAGGCCGAGTCCGCCGAACGCAACCGGCTGGCGCTCCAGCTCCAGCACGCCATCATGCCGCCCACGCCACCGGCCATCGAGGCCCCGGGGATGCGGGTCGCCGTCCGCTACCGGCCGGCCGAGACCGAGTCGCTCGTCGGCGGCGACTGGTACGACACCGTGGTCCTGCCCTCCGGCCTGATCATGCTGTCGGTGGGCGACGTCGCCGGGCACGGCATCGAGGCCGCCACCGGCATGGTCGTGCTGCGCAACGCCCTGCGCGGCCTGGCCGTCACCGGCGCGGGTCCGGGCCAGCTGCTGTCCTGGCTGAACACGGTCACCCACCACCTGGCCAAGCACGTGACCGCCACCGCCGTGTGCGGCCTCTACGACCCGGGCACACGGCTGCTGCGCTGGGCGCGCGCGGGCCACCTGCCGCCCGTACTCGTCCGCGGAGACCAGGCGGAGGCCTTCCCGCTGATCGAGGGCCTGCTCCTCGGCGCCCTGCCGGACGTCGCGTACAGCGAGCGGGAGGTCCGGCTGGAACCGGACGACACCCTGCTGATGTACACGGACGGGCTCGTGGAGCGCCGGGACTCCTCGGTCCAGGACTCGCTGGGCCACCTGGTGAACGCGGCCGCTGCCGGAGCGGGGGACCTGGACGCACGGTTGGACCGCCTCCTGGCCGGGAGCCGGTCGGACACGGACGACGACACCTGTGTGATCGGTATCCAGGTGGGTTGA